From a single Centropristis striata isolate RG_2023a ecotype Rhode Island chromosome 14, C.striata_1.0, whole genome shotgun sequence genomic region:
- the fam135b gene encoding protein FAM135B isoform X2, producing MSEVQGTLEFSVELHKFHNVDLFQRGFYQVRAGLKVSPRVPHRVIATTQDNTGECSFSSAGVYDGTVFSRIFQILYRNEEITVNDCMNFKVHLLLDGERVEEALSEVDFQLKLDLHFTDNEQQLAEIATVPLISSRTLSLHFHPRRGLHHHVPVMFDYFHLSVISVSIHASLVALHQPLISFARTGKGSWLGKGSPESPSDPSAMSVENLVFGAGYCKPVISEGSFYVPSENCLQRAHTWHRRLCRLLLVAHRGLHTYHSALMKEIPQLPQTPLDSEVLPVEETLNQLTIELQLQEGHERVAEQISRDVSQLCSQLAALWSRFLEAAVLNPHILSYLAQEHHTLRVRRFSEAYFFTEHPKEISLTFQEELINRHGQIATEVRSSEYLTKMPPLPVECLDIDGDWNSLPIIFEDRYVESPQTEWVSHVPTTDGQTNSGPAITQANGIFESKQGATSPAIPQDPLDSDDCMDLPTYVSLMAEQSKTSTNIRSTQNLIPSEHSAEALLTEAQHLKEPEEKQGQVEESCDPGLRDTVEPCDVDPCRGEAVLVPSSNHTDSNNSIDESPAHQGTENTAPLCDATSDNNAKESENNEEESDIAMPLNHSMDDESEDVPLISLPIPHAHPVIPPFPGDLRKEMSHRGGLVGSKIMKRSSSVISDSGIESEPSSVAWPLEAALRGRPPLDFSSEREIPQQIVCRHPVHRSSLEGLQMESNGSLPSGGIQASLTSISSLPYEDDQQQRQLSKLTKSVSAPQISSPEDTEEDHVLLTQEIETKSLVQHQDSLKVNYSSLNLDSEKSESSLLDPSSMTNLCHILKENMSSDNSDPPQYLSETYRTKSVLSGVSEVLLLQESVESSHVKENAVIGSQGENLNHQTHISEVSASVEDVHLVETEAVPCSCGNKPCVHKSAAAQERINNGEECQSFHQSELLSVQNQECLDSSRIPPGLQHTNDIPSSTTTQRPSDLTGLITNDIASPVDLNEESASEKAPLDCQTKPAKIPNSGLAFVNKKMVEVVNMSVSCAPTCLPFSSALRDSPSISGMSARQATSPITHQPLGSFGIISSSSLNPLNMDDETNERMLNFYKAKEELLKELSFQASLYSDLPLLASDLPYFPPEEDDEEFDDGIHLVVCVHGLDGNSADLRLVKTFIELGLPGSRLDFLMSERNQTDTFADFDTMTDRLLDEIIQHIQLYNLTIGRIRERVSKTKAMDCHNSIWFFPHYFYI from the exons GTGGAGGAAGCCTTGAGTGAAGTGGACTTTCAGTTGAAGCTGGATCTTCATTTCACCGACAATGAGCAACA GCTGGCAGAGATAGCGACTGTCCCTCTGATCAGCAGTCGGACCCTCAGCCTCCACTTTCACCCGCGGAGAGGCCTCCACCACCACGTCCCTGTCATGTTCGACTACTTCCACCTGTCCGTTATTTCTGTCTCCATACATGCTTCACTGGTTGCCTTACATCAGCCGCTAATCAG CTTTGCACGTACAGGGAAGGGCTCCTGGCTGGGGAAGGGCTCGCCAGAGAGCCCGAGCGACCCATCTGCCATGTCTGTAGAGAACCTTGTGTTCGGAGCTGGCTACTGCAAGCCTGTCATCTCTGAG GGGAGCTTTTATGTGCCCAGTGAGAACTGCCTGCAGAGAGCTCATACGTGGCACCGAAGACTCTGTCGCCTCCTGTTGGTGGCTCACAGGGGCCTGCACACCTACCACTCTGCACTGATGAAAGAAATCCCACAGCTCCCGCAAACTCCGCTAGACTCAG AGGTTCTGCCTGTAGAAGAAACTCTAAATCAGCTCACAATCGAGTTACAG CTGCAAGAAGGCCATGAGAGAGTAGCGGAGCAGATCAGCAGGGACGTGAGCCAGCTCTGCTCCCAGCTGGCTGCTCTGTGGAGCCGCTTCCTGGAGGCCGCTGTGCTCAACCCCCACATCCTCTCCTATCTGGCCCAGGAGCATCACACGCTCAGG GTCAGGAGATTCTCAGAGGCGTACTTCTTCACTGAACACCCCAAAGAGATATCTCTGACGTTTCAAGAGGAACT AATAAACAGACATGGCCAGATAGCAACAGAAGTGCGGAGCTCAGAATACCTGACCAAGATGCCTCCTTTACCTGTTGAGTGCCTGGACATCGATGGAGACTGGAACAGCCTGCCCATTATCTTTGAGGACAGATATGTGGAGTCTCCTCAGACAG AGTGGGTATCACATGTGCCAACCACAGACGGGCAGACTAACTCAGGTCCCGCCATCACTCAAGCCAACGGGATTTTCGAAAGCAAACAGGGAGCCACATCACCAGCAATACCCCAGGATCCCTTGGACAGTGATGATTGCATGGACCTGCCTACGTATGTGTCACTGATGGCAGAGCAGAGTAAGACCAGTACCAACATCAGAAGTACCCAGAACCTCATTCCTAGCGAGCACAGTGCTGAAGCCTTGCTAACCGAGGCACAACACTTGAAAGAACCGGAGGAAAAGCAAGGCCAGGTTGAGGAGAGCTGTGATCCAGGCCTGAGGGACACAGTGGAACCTTGTGATGTGGATCCGTGTCGAGGGGAAGCAGTCCTAGTTCCTTCGTCAAACCACACTGACTCCAATAACAGCATTGATGAATCTCCTGCTCATCAAGGAACAGAAAATACTGCACCACTTTGCGATGCCACAAGTGACAACAACGCAAAAGAGAGTGAAAACAACGAAGAAGAGTCTGATATTGCCATGCCATTAAATCACTCCATGGACGATGAGAGTGAGGATGTTCCTCTCATCAGCCTACCCATTCCCCATGCGCATCCAGTTATACCTCCCTTCCCCGGTGATCTTAGAAAAGAGATGAGTCACCGTGGAGGCCTGGTCGGCTCCAAGATCATGAAGCGCTCATCCTCGGTTATTTCCGACTCAGGTATTGAGAGCGAGCCGAGCTCCGTGGCCTGGCCCTTGGAGGCAGCACTGCGAGGCCGACCTCCACTAGACTTCTCCAGCGAACGGGAGATCCCACAGCAAATAGTGTGTCGCCACCCGGTCCACCGCAGCTCTTTGGAAGGCCTGCAGATGGAGAGCAATGGCAGCCTGCCAAGTGGAGGTATACAGGCATCACTCACCTCTATTAGCTCGCTGCCTTACGAGGACgaccagcagcagagacagcTAAGCAAACTGACAAAGTCAGTCTCTGCACCGCAGATAAGCAGCCCTGAAGACACTGAGGAGGACCATGTCCTGCTTACCCAGGAAATAGAAACTAAGAGCTTAGTGCAACATCAGGATTCATTAAAGGTCAACTACTCTTCTTTGAACCTGGATTCTGAGAAATCTGAATCATCTCTATTAGACCCAAGTTCAATGACAAATCTCTGTCATATCCTCAAGGAGAATATGAGCTCTGACAACTCAGATCCTCCACAGTACCTGTCAGAGACATACAGAACCAAGTCAGTGTTAAGTGGTGTTTCTGAAGTGCTACTTTTACAAGAGTCTGTGGAGAGCTCTCATGTGAAGGAAAACGCTGTTATTGGCAGCCAGGGGGAGAATCTGAACCATCAAACACACATCAGTGAAGTGAGCGCCTCAGTGGAGGATGTGCATCTCGTTGAAACGGAAGCAGTGCCCTGCAGCTGTGGAAACAAACCATGTGTGCATAAAAGTGCAGCAGCTCAGGAGAGAATTAACAACGGAGAAGAGTGCCAAAGTTTCCATCAGTCCGAACTGCTTAGTGTCCAGAACCAGGAGTGTCTAGATTCCTCACGAATACCTCCAGGGCTTCAACACACCAATGACATCCCCAGCAGTACCACCACACAGAGGCCGAGTGACCTTACAGGGCTGATAACCAATGATATTGCATCACCTGTTGACCTCAATGAGGAATCAGCCAGTGAGAAAGCGCCTTTAGACTGCCAGACTAAGCCTGCGAAGATCCCTAACTCAGGGCTGGCCTTCGTCAATAAGAAGATGGTGGAAGTGGTGAACATGTCAGTGTCCTGTGCCCCGACCTGCCTGCCATTTTCTTCTGCTCTGAGGGACTCTCCATCCATCAGTGGCATGTCCGCTCGCCAGGCTACCTCACCTATCACCCATCAGCCCCTGGGCTCCTTTGGTATCATCTCTTCGTCTTCGCTCAATCCCCTGAACATGGACGACGAGACCAATGAACGAATGCTAAA TTTCTACAAAGCCAAAGAGGAGTTGCTTAAAGAGTTGAGCTTCCAGGCCAGCTTGTACAGCGACCTTCCTCTCCTGGCATCAGATCTGCCCTACTTCCCCCCCGAGGAGGATGATGAAGAGTTTGATGACGGCATACACCTAGTGGTGTGTGTTCACGGGCTTGATG GAAACAGCGCAGACCTTCGGCTGGTGAAGACTTTTATTGAGTTAGGACTGCCAGGATCCAGGCTCGACTTCCTCATGTCTGAAAGAAACCAG ACTGACACGTTTGCAGATTTTGACACCATGACGGACAGGTTGCTGGATGAGATCATTCAGCATATCCAGCTGTACAATCTCACCATAGGCAGGATAAG AGAGCGAGTATCAAAGACAAAAGCAATGGACTGCCACAACAGCATCTGGTTCTTTCCACATTACTTCTATATTTAG
- the fam135b gene encoding protein FAM135B isoform X1: MSEVQGTLEFSVELHKFHNVDLFQRGFYQVRAGLKVSPRVPHRVIATTQDNTGECSFSSAGVYDGTVFSRIFQILYRNEEITVNDCMNFKVHLLLDGERVEEALSEVDFQLKLDLHFTDNEQQLAEIATVPLISSRTLSLHFHPRRGLHHHVPVMFDYFHLSVISVSIHASLVALHQPLISFARTGKGSWLGKGSPESPSDPSAMSVENLVFGAGYCKPVISEGSFYVPSENCLQRAHTWHRRLCRLLLVAHRGLHTYHSALMKEIPQLPQTPLDSEVLPVEETLNQLTIELQLQEGHERVAEQISRDVSQLCSQLAALWSRFLEAAVLNPHILSYLAQEHHTLRVRRFSEAYFFTEHPKEISLTFQEELINRHGQIATEVRSSEYLTKMPPLPVECLDIDGDWNSLPIIFEDRYVESPQTEWVSHVPTTDGQTNSGPAITQANGIFESKQGATSPAIPQDPLDSDDCMDLPTYVSLMAEQSKTSTNIRSTQNLIPSEHSAEALLTEAQHLKEPEEKQGQVEESCDPGLRDTVEPCDVDPCRGEAVLVPSSNHTDSNNSIDESPAHQGTENTAPLCDATSDNNAKESENNEEESDIAMPLNHSMDDESEDVPLISLPIPHAHPVIPPFPGDLRKEMSHRGGLVGSKIMKRSSSVISDSGIESEPSSVAWPLEAALRGRPPLDFSSEREIPQQIVCRHPVHRSSLEGLQMESNGSLPSGGIQASLTSISSLPYEDDQQQRQLSKLTKSVSAPQISSPEDTEEDHVLLTQEIETKSLVQHQDSLKVNYSSLNLDSEKSESSLLDPSSMTNLCHILKENMSSDNSDPPQYLSETYRTKSVLSGVSEVLLLQESVESSHVKENAVIGSQGENLNHQTHISEVSASVEDVHLVETEAVPCSCGNKPCVHKSAAAQERINNGEECQSFHQSELLSVQNQECLDSSRIPPGLQHTNDIPSSTTTQRPSDLTGLITNDIASPVDLNEESASEKAPLDCQTKPAKIPNSGLAFVNKKMVEVVNMSVSCAPTCLPFSSALRDSPSISGMSARQATSPITHQPLGSFGIISSSSLNPLNMDDETNERMLNFYKAKEELLKELSFQASLYSDLPLLASDLPYFPPEEDDEEFDDGIHLVVCVHGLDGNSADLRLVKTFIELGLPGSRLDFLMSERNQTDTFADFDTMTDRLLDEIIQHIQLYNLTIGRISFIGHSLGNIIIRSVLTRPRFRCYLPKLHTFLSLSGPHLGTLYNNSTLVSTGLWLMQKLKKSGSLLQLTFRDHVDPRKTFLYLLSQKPGLQFFKNVVLVASPQDRYVPFHSARIEMCKTALKDRTTGPVYTEMINNLLQPLVEAKECRLIRQNVFHALPNTANTLIGRAAHIAVLDSELFLEKFFLVAGLNYFK; this comes from the exons GTGGAGGAAGCCTTGAGTGAAGTGGACTTTCAGTTGAAGCTGGATCTTCATTTCACCGACAATGAGCAACA GCTGGCAGAGATAGCGACTGTCCCTCTGATCAGCAGTCGGACCCTCAGCCTCCACTTTCACCCGCGGAGAGGCCTCCACCACCACGTCCCTGTCATGTTCGACTACTTCCACCTGTCCGTTATTTCTGTCTCCATACATGCTTCACTGGTTGCCTTACATCAGCCGCTAATCAG CTTTGCACGTACAGGGAAGGGCTCCTGGCTGGGGAAGGGCTCGCCAGAGAGCCCGAGCGACCCATCTGCCATGTCTGTAGAGAACCTTGTGTTCGGAGCTGGCTACTGCAAGCCTGTCATCTCTGAG GGGAGCTTTTATGTGCCCAGTGAGAACTGCCTGCAGAGAGCTCATACGTGGCACCGAAGACTCTGTCGCCTCCTGTTGGTGGCTCACAGGGGCCTGCACACCTACCACTCTGCACTGATGAAAGAAATCCCACAGCTCCCGCAAACTCCGCTAGACTCAG AGGTTCTGCCTGTAGAAGAAACTCTAAATCAGCTCACAATCGAGTTACAG CTGCAAGAAGGCCATGAGAGAGTAGCGGAGCAGATCAGCAGGGACGTGAGCCAGCTCTGCTCCCAGCTGGCTGCTCTGTGGAGCCGCTTCCTGGAGGCCGCTGTGCTCAACCCCCACATCCTCTCCTATCTGGCCCAGGAGCATCACACGCTCAGG GTCAGGAGATTCTCAGAGGCGTACTTCTTCACTGAACACCCCAAAGAGATATCTCTGACGTTTCAAGAGGAACT AATAAACAGACATGGCCAGATAGCAACAGAAGTGCGGAGCTCAGAATACCTGACCAAGATGCCTCCTTTACCTGTTGAGTGCCTGGACATCGATGGAGACTGGAACAGCCTGCCCATTATCTTTGAGGACAGATATGTGGAGTCTCCTCAGACAG AGTGGGTATCACATGTGCCAACCACAGACGGGCAGACTAACTCAGGTCCCGCCATCACTCAAGCCAACGGGATTTTCGAAAGCAAACAGGGAGCCACATCACCAGCAATACCCCAGGATCCCTTGGACAGTGATGATTGCATGGACCTGCCTACGTATGTGTCACTGATGGCAGAGCAGAGTAAGACCAGTACCAACATCAGAAGTACCCAGAACCTCATTCCTAGCGAGCACAGTGCTGAAGCCTTGCTAACCGAGGCACAACACTTGAAAGAACCGGAGGAAAAGCAAGGCCAGGTTGAGGAGAGCTGTGATCCAGGCCTGAGGGACACAGTGGAACCTTGTGATGTGGATCCGTGTCGAGGGGAAGCAGTCCTAGTTCCTTCGTCAAACCACACTGACTCCAATAACAGCATTGATGAATCTCCTGCTCATCAAGGAACAGAAAATACTGCACCACTTTGCGATGCCACAAGTGACAACAACGCAAAAGAGAGTGAAAACAACGAAGAAGAGTCTGATATTGCCATGCCATTAAATCACTCCATGGACGATGAGAGTGAGGATGTTCCTCTCATCAGCCTACCCATTCCCCATGCGCATCCAGTTATACCTCCCTTCCCCGGTGATCTTAGAAAAGAGATGAGTCACCGTGGAGGCCTGGTCGGCTCCAAGATCATGAAGCGCTCATCCTCGGTTATTTCCGACTCAGGTATTGAGAGCGAGCCGAGCTCCGTGGCCTGGCCCTTGGAGGCAGCACTGCGAGGCCGACCTCCACTAGACTTCTCCAGCGAACGGGAGATCCCACAGCAAATAGTGTGTCGCCACCCGGTCCACCGCAGCTCTTTGGAAGGCCTGCAGATGGAGAGCAATGGCAGCCTGCCAAGTGGAGGTATACAGGCATCACTCACCTCTATTAGCTCGCTGCCTTACGAGGACgaccagcagcagagacagcTAAGCAAACTGACAAAGTCAGTCTCTGCACCGCAGATAAGCAGCCCTGAAGACACTGAGGAGGACCATGTCCTGCTTACCCAGGAAATAGAAACTAAGAGCTTAGTGCAACATCAGGATTCATTAAAGGTCAACTACTCTTCTTTGAACCTGGATTCTGAGAAATCTGAATCATCTCTATTAGACCCAAGTTCAATGACAAATCTCTGTCATATCCTCAAGGAGAATATGAGCTCTGACAACTCAGATCCTCCACAGTACCTGTCAGAGACATACAGAACCAAGTCAGTGTTAAGTGGTGTTTCTGAAGTGCTACTTTTACAAGAGTCTGTGGAGAGCTCTCATGTGAAGGAAAACGCTGTTATTGGCAGCCAGGGGGAGAATCTGAACCATCAAACACACATCAGTGAAGTGAGCGCCTCAGTGGAGGATGTGCATCTCGTTGAAACGGAAGCAGTGCCCTGCAGCTGTGGAAACAAACCATGTGTGCATAAAAGTGCAGCAGCTCAGGAGAGAATTAACAACGGAGAAGAGTGCCAAAGTTTCCATCAGTCCGAACTGCTTAGTGTCCAGAACCAGGAGTGTCTAGATTCCTCACGAATACCTCCAGGGCTTCAACACACCAATGACATCCCCAGCAGTACCACCACACAGAGGCCGAGTGACCTTACAGGGCTGATAACCAATGATATTGCATCACCTGTTGACCTCAATGAGGAATCAGCCAGTGAGAAAGCGCCTTTAGACTGCCAGACTAAGCCTGCGAAGATCCCTAACTCAGGGCTGGCCTTCGTCAATAAGAAGATGGTGGAAGTGGTGAACATGTCAGTGTCCTGTGCCCCGACCTGCCTGCCATTTTCTTCTGCTCTGAGGGACTCTCCATCCATCAGTGGCATGTCCGCTCGCCAGGCTACCTCACCTATCACCCATCAGCCCCTGGGCTCCTTTGGTATCATCTCTTCGTCTTCGCTCAATCCCCTGAACATGGACGACGAGACCAATGAACGAATGCTAAA TTTCTACAAAGCCAAAGAGGAGTTGCTTAAAGAGTTGAGCTTCCAGGCCAGCTTGTACAGCGACCTTCCTCTCCTGGCATCAGATCTGCCCTACTTCCCCCCCGAGGAGGATGATGAAGAGTTTGATGACGGCATACACCTAGTGGTGTGTGTTCACGGGCTTGATG GAAACAGCGCAGACCTTCGGCTGGTGAAGACTTTTATTGAGTTAGGACTGCCAGGATCCAGGCTCGACTTCCTCATGTCTGAAAGAAACCAG ACTGACACGTTTGCAGATTTTGACACCATGACGGACAGGTTGCTGGATGAGATCATTCAGCATATCCAGCTGTACAATCTCACCATAGGCAGGATAAG CTTCATCGGCCACTCTCTGGGGAACATCATCATCCGCTCCGTGCTGACGAGGCCTCGCTTCCGCTGCTACTTGCCCAAACTGCACACTTTCCTCTCGCTGTCAGGCCCACACTTGGGAACGCTGTACAACAACAGCACATTGGTCAGCACAG gtCTGTGGTTAATGCAGAAGCTGAAGAAATCAGGATCCTTGCTGCAGCTTACCTTCAGAGATCACGTTGATCCACGGAAAACATTCCTCTATCTCCTGAGTCAGAAACCAG ggCTCCAGTTCTTCAAGAATGTGGTGTTGGTGGCGTCTCCACAGGACCGTTATGTCCCTTTCCACTCAGCCAGAATAGAGATGTGCAAAACTGCTCTTAAAGACAGGACAACAG GTCCTGTGTACACTGAGATGATCAACAACCTCCTGCAGCCACTTGTCGAGGCTAAAGAGTGCAGGCTGATCCGCCAGAATGTGTTCCATGCTCTGCCCAACACAGCCAACACCTTGATTGGCCGCGCTGCGCACATCGCTGTCTTGGACTCTGAGCTTTTCCTGGAGAAGTTCTTCTTAGTGGCAGGGCTCAACTATTTCAAGTAA